In Salisediminibacterium beveridgei, one DNA window encodes the following:
- a CDS encoding cysteine hydrolase family protein: protein MTTKVLVLIDLQKESNFGLFNLDRVISNSQKLIAACREQGIPIIYTRQINRMDGIGLSKGEPLKADGTPLYYADHTDQIEIIDDLKPHEGDIVIDKYRWSAFYETSLDVMLKSYGAEEVIMGGVVTDGCLMTSVFDAYFRDYEVHLVSDMVTASNRGAHQSAMLTMANWVYNLNIYRTDEMIKRLNGQPFERWRHEKTDDYQFTEGTLNQEFKRLTGDDLI from the coding sequence ATGACAACTAAAGTATTGGTATTGATTGATTTACAAAAAGAATCGAATTTTGGCTTGTTTAATCTTGACCGTGTGATTTCGAACAGTCAAAAACTCATTGCAGCTTGCCGGGAACAAGGAATCCCGATCATCTACACGCGGCAGATTAATCGCATGGATGGTATTGGGTTATCCAAAGGGGAGCCGTTGAAGGCAGATGGGACACCGCTTTATTACGCAGATCATACGGATCAGATCGAAATCATAGATGATTTGAAGCCTCATGAAGGAGATATCGTCATCGATAAATACCGCTGGAGCGCTTTTTATGAAACTTCGTTGGATGTCATGCTCAAAAGTTATGGGGCAGAGGAAGTGATCATGGGTGGTGTAGTGACAGATGGCTGCTTGATGACATCGGTATTTGATGCTTATTTCCGAGACTATGAGGTTCACCTTGTTTCGGATATGGTAACGGCTTCGAACAGAGGGGCCCATCAGTCGGCAATGTTAACCATGGCGAACTGGGTTTATAATCTGAACATTTATCGCACAGATGAAATGATCAAGAGGCTGAACGGGCAGCCATTTGAGCGCTGGCGCCACGAAAAAACGGATGATTATCAATTTACAGAAGGTACGTTGAATCAGGAATTCAAACGATTGACAGGAGATGATTTGATATGA
- a CDS encoding glycine betaine ABC transporter substrate-binding protein, which translates to MNKKWIIAGTSLFVLGACGNDNNAEESLADQGTIVFGQTAWTSTEAPTEIVRQILEEMGYDVDISLLDQPVIFEGMQNQDVDFFMDAWLPYTEAALWEEYEDELIQVTTSYEDVPLGWVVPESVPFDSISDLEGNADMFDGEVVTIGEGAGIVDISREVIEDETYGLDDYELIPSSEAAMLGVMETKMQSQEPFILTGWRPHSMFSRYDLKFLEDPEGHFNYDNVYVLSYDGIQEDHPEAYALLSQWSISVSDLEDMMYEYEHHEVPFEETAAAWIEENRDRVDEMIEQAMN; encoded by the coding sequence ATGAATAAGAAATGGATCATAGCAGGAACAAGTCTCTTTGTACTTGGAGCTTGTGGAAACGATAATAATGCAGAAGAATCATTGGCAGATCAAGGGACGATTGTTTTTGGACAGACGGCCTGGACGAGTACGGAAGCACCGACAGAAATCGTCAGGCAGATTCTTGAGGAAATGGGCTATGACGTTGATATTTCACTGTTGGATCAGCCGGTTATCTTCGAAGGGATGCAAAATCAGGACGTGGACTTCTTTATGGATGCCTGGCTTCCATACACGGAAGCAGCCTTATGGGAAGAATATGAAGACGAATTAATTCAGGTCACCACCAGCTATGAAGATGTTCCGCTCGGTTGGGTTGTTCCGGAATCCGTTCCGTTTGACAGCATTTCAGATCTTGAGGGAAATGCAGACATGTTTGATGGTGAAGTTGTGACGATCGGTGAAGGAGCTGGAATTGTCGACATTTCCAGAGAGGTAATAGAGGATGAAACATACGGTCTGGATGACTATGAACTGATCCCGTCCAGTGAAGCTGCAATGCTCGGTGTCATGGAGACGAAGATGCAATCCCAAGAGCCTTTTATACTCACGGGCTGGAGACCACACTCCATGTTTTCGCGCTACGATTTGAAATTCCTTGAGGACCCTGAAGGACATTTCAATTATGACAATGTATATGTTCTGTCCTATGACGGGATACAAGAAGACCACCCTGAAGCATATGCACTCCTTAGTCAATGGTCCATCAGTGTGTCAGATCTCGAAGACATGATGTATGAATATGAGCATCATGAAGTACCGTTTGAAGAGACAGCCGCA